Genomic segment of Primulina tabacum isolate GXHZ01 chromosome 11, ASM2559414v2, whole genome shotgun sequence:
atgagaatgcatgttCATGTTCCATACAATGTAATGCTTCGGATCTTCAAGGTTGTCAACTCCACTGTCAAAGTTCTCATCACTTGGGTGAAACTGAGCCGAACCCAAATGGACACACTCCATGTTTCCCATTATTACACGACAAAGTACCATATTTCGAGTATCATTTTCGTCACTATCAAAATAGCTTGCACTGCAAAATAGAAAAGATTCTTAACAAGAACTTAAGTTAAGAGACATAGTACACTTAGGTTAAGCCGAATTGCCGAAATACGACAATACTATGAGACAAAATGAAAGAGTACTAATAAAATTGGGTAAAACCATGGGCATGACAAAAAAACATAGatcattaaaaattaaaataatagaaAACAAAATCACGTGGGTCCAAATTAGATAACAAAAATTACCAGCTGGCTATGATTCAACAACCTACATTAGCACCAGAAATTACTCAGCTCCTTGAAAATTGTTGTTCCGATTTCAAAAACAGAATGTGGGAGAATAACTTTATCATTTGACCTTGAAATACCATGTCAAGAATATCTAACTGAGCATACAAATACCAATAGCACAGCTCTATGATCCCAACATCATCACGAGTTCAGGATCCATAATCCATATATTAGTAGAAGTTGATGACAAAAAAAGTAGAAATTAAATATTCAATCGCAAACGAAGGAAGTAGAAAAAACCATACTTGAGATCACTGCCATTAGCAGGTATGAGATGAACCCCAAAACCATACAAGGGTTCAATTTTTGATCGCTGGAAGTAGCCAATTCCATACTTCAGTATACTAGACAACATTCCTTTGGAACAAGGAAGCCAAGCATAGAGGACATTTGCACTCCCCCGGTATCTTTCAGTGATTTCAATCTGTTTCTGAAAAATTTCATAGCGTGCATCAACTGCAGTACTTGTGCAATGCTGTATGTCAACTATTATTGCTTTTGCAAACACGTTGATGCCTTGGAAAAACCGGTGTTTTATAGCAGCAATATCCAAGGACCTTTCAACAGGATTTTCTGCCACAACCTTGTCGGGTTCCACGTTTTGAAATTTATCATATTGATCATCAATTTTGGCACAACTATCAACAATTTCATCACCAGAACCTTTTGGTGCAAAATTCTTGTCGCTACACACTAGCTCAAAATTTGCACAGGACTCCCCACTAAAATTATCCAGATTGAAAGAGTCGAGTCCTTTTATTTCCAGCTCCAAGTGCAAGTTGATATCATTGCATCCAAGAGGTTTATTGGCCATAAGGTCCTCGCCTTCAGTATATTCATAGTCACACCCTTGTGCTTCGTCATTCTCACCGAATATTTCAGGGAAAAAACAATTTCCAGAAACATCTATCCATGCAATAGGCTTCTGATAACCTGTATTCAAATCAAACTGCATCATGTGCAGAAAGTCCAGTAAAATCTTATTACCGTCAAGCTCAACCTCTACTGCAGTTTTCTTGACAAGGTCTTTCTTTAGAAAGGAAACTATATATTGGGGAAAATCATTCCATTCACCGTCATGATAATGCATCAGGCGGTTGGGGGGCCCACTTTTTTTAAAGTTAGAATAACACTTCAGAAAATGTTTCCCAGAGGGACTAACGCAACTGCTAAATTTTCTCACAGATCCATCCAGCTTTCTCCGCTTGCCAAGCTTGTGGATGGAAGAACTACAAGTGGGTTGCAGAGGCACGGCCATGCTGGTAGCCCCAATAAAATAGGTCTCACATCCAGGGGACCGTTTTCTCTTTAAGTCAACATCATGTGGACCGCT
This window contains:
- the LOC142518470 gene encoding inactive poly [ADP-ribose] polymerase RCD1-like isoform X2, which encodes MKFVKVLDSGPHDVDLKRKRSPGCETYFIGATSMAVPLQPTCSSSIHKLGKRRKLDGSVRKFSSCVSPSGKHFLKCYSNFKKSGPPNRLMHYHDGEWNDFPQYIVSFLKKDLVKKTAVEVELDGNKILLDFLHMMQFDLNTGYQKPIAWIDVSGNCFFPEIFGENDEAQGCDYEYTEGEDLMANKPLGCNDINLHLELEIKGLDSFNLDNFSGESCANFELVCSDKNFAPKGSGDEIVDSCAKIDDQYDKFQNVEPDKVVAENPVERSLDIAAIKHRFFQGINVFAKAIIVDIQHCTSTAVDARYEIFQKQIEITERYRGSANVLYAWLPCSKGMLSSILKYGIGYFQRSKIEPLYGFGVHLIPANGSDLNASYFDSDENDTRNMVLCRVIMGNMECVHLGSAQFHPSDENFDSGVDNLEDPKHYIVWNMNMHSHIFPESVISFKVFSDGEGPSVETESRIDVSGITNHDEEPQAKNKKINREEFVKKLRLIVGDALLKSSILDLQSKLSPKSKT
- the LOC142518470 gene encoding inactive poly [ADP-ribose] polymerase RCD1-like isoform X1; translated protein: MKFVKVLDSGPHDVDLKRKRSPGCETYFIGATSMAVPLQPTCSSSIHKLGKRRKLDGSVRKFSSCVSPSGKHFLKCYSNFKKSGPPNRLMHYHDGEWNDFPQYIVSFLKKDLVKKTAVEVELDGNKILLDFLHMMQFDLNTGYQKPIAWIDVSGNCFFPEIFGENDEAQGCDYEYTEGEDLMANKPLGCNDINLHLELEIKGLDSFNLDNFSGESCANFELVCSDKNFAPKGSGDEIVDSCAKIDDQYDKFQNVEPDKVVAENPVERSLDIAAIKHRFFQGINVFAKAIIVDIQHCTSTAVDARYEIFQKQIEITERYRGSANVLYAWLPCSKGMLSSILKYGIGYFQRSKIEPLYGFGVHLIPANGSDLNASYFDSDENDTRNMVLCRVIMGNMECVHLGSAQFHPSDENFDSGVDNLEDPKHYIVWNMNMHSHIFPESVISFKVFSDGEGPSVETESRIDVSGITNHDEEPQAKGSFGHPDVTSHTPLINRSTSARIPNSPWMPFSVLFAAISNKIPPKNMELVMSNYELFTNKKINREEFVKKLRLIVGDALLKSSILDLQSKLSPKSKT